Proteins from a single region of Callithrix jacchus isolate 240 chromosome 12, calJac240_pri, whole genome shotgun sequence:
- the LOC108587815 gene encoding LOW QUALITY PROTEIN: scavenger receptor cysteine-rich domain-containing protein SCART1-like (The sequence of the model RefSeq protein was modified relative to this genomic sequence to represent the inferred CDS: inserted 1 base in 1 codon; deleted 1 base in 1 codon; substituted 1 base at 1 genomic stop codon) produces the protein MRAALWILGLGPLLLNLWAVPTGGPGALRLAYRPSTCDGVVMVRHQGTWGHVCSQDWSLAEASVVCRQLGCGSAVGAPKYVPLPGEMAPPWLHNVSCQGNEPSLWECSLGSWSQSPCPHAWVVVALCSNGTFRELRLVQGQSPCAGLPEIRNVNGVDRLCGLHVEEAMVFCRELGCGPVLQAPRRDVGVVTKYLACKGTEPTIRSCRLDNNFRSGCDPRLDAEVVCSGHTEARLVGGEHPCTGRLEVRRGLTWGTVCDMDLDLATAHVVCRELQCGVAVSTPGGARFGQGSGPVWTEAFHCAGNESLLFYCPRGRGSQCGTGHNAGLRCSEFRLVNGSSSCEGRVELQVQGSWAPLCATHWDIADATVLCHQLNCGNAVAAPRGGHFGGGDAAIWPDAFHCEGTESYLWNCPVSTLGAPACGPGNSASTVCSGLPHALRLREGQSRCDGRVEVSLDGVWGRVLDDAWDLRGAGVVCRQLGCGGAQRAYDAPAPSRGSVQVALSRARCVGTETRLTQCNVSATLREPAGTSRDAGVVCSGEGGTASPLGRGRAARGALTLSLRREPRGAAGRGAGACAGRVEVLRGGAWGTVCDDAWDLRDAHVVCRQLGCGRALSAPGAAHFGAGAGRIWLDELGCQGHESALWQCPSAGWGQHDCSHKEDAGVFCSESVALRLRGGTCCCAGWLDVFYNGTWGAVCSNALKDFSLSIICKQXGVWGVGLAGEQALPLRWCQHGHCLGGQYRVSQAAQLHSVAVPFPPVAPTLLXPSRAGLSEDGPQAAGETLNCSSSLSCPEEGAVRLRGGQDRCSGRVELWHTGSWGTVCDDAWDLADAEVVCRQLGCGPAVAALGAAAFGPGSGPVWLDEVGCRGSEGSLWGCAAERWGRGDCAHKEDAGVRCLGCGMSEHLSSEGIYEDIGAFPMEQKDEGPAASGDLGLEETYDDAGEPEDAAGEEAEEAGVLLSPTGGGPEAEAGMEDGGGLCPRT, from the exons ATGAGGGCAGCTCTCTGGATCCTGGGACTTGGGCCTCTTCTTCTCAATCTCTGGGCAGTCCCCACTG GTGGACCAGGTGCTCTGAGGCTGGCGTACAGACCCAGCACATGCGACGGAGTGGTGATGGTCCGACACCAAGGGACGTGGGGACATGTGTGCAGCCAGGACTGGTCGCTGGCAGAGGCCTCTGTGGTGTGCAGGCAACTGGGCTGCGGCTCTGCCGTGGGCGCCCCCAAGTACGTCCCGCTGCCTGGAGAGATGGCCCCGCCCTGGCTCCACAACGTGTCCTGCCAGGGCAATGAGCCCTCTCTCTGGGAGTGCAGCCTTGGCTCATGGAGCCAGAGCCCATGCCCCCACGCATGGGTGGTGGTCGCTCTGTGCTCCA ATGGCACTTTTCGGGAGCTTCGGCTGGTGCAGGGCCAGAGTCCCTGCGCAGGACTCCCCGAGATCAGAAACGTGAATGGGGTGGACCGCCTCTGTGGCCTGCATGTGGAGGAGGCCATGGTGTTCTGCCGGGAGCTGGGGTGTGGCCCTGTGCTCCAGGCCCCCCGCCGGGATGTGGGCGTCGTCACAAAGTACCTGGCCTGCAAGGGTACCGAGCCCACCATCCGCAGCTGCAGACTGGACAACAACTTCCGCAGCGGCTGCGACCCACGGCTGGACGCAGAGGTGGTCTGCTCAG GACACACCGAAGCCCGGCTGGTGGGCGGTGAGCACCCCTGCACCGGGCGCCTGGAGGTGAGGCGGGGCCTGACGTGGGGCACTGTCTGCGACATGGACCTGGACTTGGCCACAGCCCACGTAGTGTGCCGAGAGCTGCAGTGTGGGGTGGCCGTGTCCACACCTGGGGGCGCCCGCTTTGGCCAGGGCTCCGGGCCGGTGTGGACAGAGGCCTTCCACTGTGCGGGCAATGAGTCACTGCTGTTCTACTGCCCACGGGGGCGCGGGAGCCAGTGTGGGACCGGCCACAACGCGGGGCTCAGGTGCTCAG AGTTCAGGCTGGTCAACGGCAGCAGCAGCTGTGAGGGCCGCGTGGAGCTCCAGGTGCAGGGGTCCTGGGCGCCCCTCTGTGCCACCCACTGGGACATAGCAGACGCCACCGTCCTCTGCCACCAGCTCAACTGTGGCAACGCGGTGGCCGCACCTCGAGGAGGCCATTTTGGGGGCGGGGACGCTGCCATCTGGCCTGACGCATTTCACTGTGAGGGGACAGAGTCCTACTTGTGGAATTGCCCAGTAAGCACCCTGGGGGCCCCGGCCTGTGGCCCGGGAAACTCAGCCTCCACAGTGTGCTCAG GTCTCCCCCACGCCCTGAGGCTGAGGGAAGGACAGAGCCGCTGTGACGGCCGCGTGGAGGTCTCCCTGGACGGCGTGTGGGGCCGCGTCCTGGACGACGCCTGGGACCTGCGCGGCGCGGGCGTGGTGTGCCGGCAGCTGGGGTGCGGAGGGGCCCAGAGAGCCTACGACGCGCCTGCCCCCAGCCGCGGGTCCGTCCAGGTGGCGCTGAGCCGCGCGCGCTGTGTGGGCACCGAGACCCGCCTGACCCAGTGCAACGTGTCCGCGACGCTGCGGGAGCCCGCGGGGACCTCGCGGGACGCCGGCGTGGTGTGCTCGGGTGAGGGTGGAACCGCGTCCCCCTTGGGCCGTGGCCGCGCGGCGCGGGGCGCCCTGACTCTGTCTCTCCGCAGGGAGCCTCGGGGTGCGGCTGGCCGCGGGGCCGGGGCG TGTGCGGGGCGCGTGGAGGTGCTGCGCGGGGGCGCGTGGGGCACCGTGTGTGACGACGCCTGGGACCTGCGGGACGCGCACGTGGTCTGCAGGCAGCTGGGCTGTGGCCGCGCCCTGAGCGCCCCGGGGGCCGCGCACTTCGGAGCCGGGGCAGGGCGCATCTGGCTGGACGAGCTGGGCTGCCAGGGCCACGAGTCTGCGCTGTGGCAGTGCCCGTCGGCGGGCTGGGGCCAGCATGACTGCAGCCACAAGGAGGACGCCGGCGTCTTCTGCTCAG AATCAGTGGCTCTGAGGCTTCGAGGTGGGACCTGCTGCTGTGCTGGGTGGCTGGACGTGTTCTACAATGGGACCTGGGGTGCCGTGTGCAGCAATGCCCTGAAGGACTTCTCCTTGTCCATCATCTGCAAGC CTGGGGTGTGGGGAGTGGGGCTGGCTGGAGAACAAGCCCTTCCCCTCCGCTGGTGCCAGCATGGGCACTGCCTGGGTGGACAATATCGAGTGTCGCAGGCTGCCCAACTCCACTCTGTGGCAGTGCCCTTCCCGCCCGTGGCACCCACACTCCTGTGACCTTCAAGAGCAG GATTGTCAGAGGACGGGCCACAGGCTGCTGGGGAGACCCTCAACTGCTCCTCCTCGCTCAGCTGCCCAG AGGAGGGCGCAGTGCGCTTGCGCGGGGGCCAGGACCGCTGCTCTGGGCGCGTGGAGCTCTGGCACACGGGCTCCTGGGGCACCGTGTGCGATGACGCCTGGGACCTGGCGGACGCGGAGGTGGTGTGCCGCCAGCTGGGCTGTGGTCCCGCCGTCGCCGCCCTGGGGGCCGCCGCCTTTGGCCCTGGCTCCGGGCCGGTGTGGCTGGATGAGGTGGGGTGCCGGGGCAGCGAGGGGTCCCTGTGGGGCTGCGCTGCGGAGCGGTGGGGACGCGGAGACTGCGCGCACAAGGAGGATGCGGGCGTGCGCTGCTTGG GTTGTGGCATGTCAGAGCACCTGTCCTCAGAGGGTATCTATGAGGACATCGGAGCCTTCCCCATGGAGCAGAAAGATGAGGGACCTGCAGCGTCTGGGGACCTGGGCCTGGAAGAGACCTATGACGATGCAGGAGAGCCTGAGGATGCtgctggggaggaggcagaggaggccgGGGTGCTGCTGAGCCCCACAG GCGGGGGTCCCGAAGCTGAGGCTGGGATGGAAGACGGTGGTGGCCTCTGCCCCAGGACATGA
- the LOC100396819 gene encoding scavenger receptor cysteine-rich domain-containing protein SCART1, whose protein sequence is MNCPWGPHLSSEHTVLQRMGLSAAWARPASVFALACGRCAMAFTDSGSVSNEDLNYAPGVCVFTASELGMTLGLQPHPLCEAEKFHPSPPGPGLSTCGLRGPHWGKAHVPAVGASACGTAAADWPGMVLSTLGLWPLLLACWTLSPAPAAESLALVRSGNRCEGLLQVQSLGQQGPVCGDHWGLREASVICRQLGCGHALYVPTYVVWPQEAQKSLLRGVQCRGVEASLWECSRGEWGSLHSCECECIGAVHCSGPTQGSELLDLPQISTPWSHSGSGWDPALSPPLDCWAPQRSRRAHLPSSVLSTRGALPVGKAPDARGHGACSAIYAGGLRPSVVGRGDLKWAGGNLASLGLSGGGSPCAGTPEIRITKGPAIRCGLHQKEASVFCRRLGCGLALQASRPYLSGHPGWLGSKIVSCQGTEFSIFNCRFNLNFLDHCDLPTDSEVVCAVPAQQGPYAAALRLHPCRGEGEGLVAQGSPGEMTDTDGSSSLRALARRSLLGVGAVVVGARTPGRQKGGRGLGLHTPGPLLPRAGPAQTVLPVGPEGSGQVTLPRGLHRARPAQRYIQRLPPGHTEARLVGGEHPCAGRLEVRRGLTWGTVCDADLDLATAHVVCRELQCGAAVSTREGARFGRGLGPAWTEAFRCAGTEPLLFHCPRARGSPCGPGHDAGLRCAGEKFRLVNGSSSCEGRVELQVQGSWAPLCATHWDIADATVLCHQLNCGNAVAAPRGGHFGGGDAAIWPDAFHCEGTEPYLWNCPVSTLGAPACGPGNSASAVCSGLPHALRLREGQSRCDGRVEVSLDGVWGRVLDDAWDLRGAGVVCRQLGCGGAQRAYDAPAPSRRSVQVALSRARCVGTETRLTQCNVSATLREPAGTSRDAGVVCSGSLGVRLAAGPGRCAGRVEVLRGGAWGTVCDDTWDLRDAHVVCRQLGCGRALSAPGAAHFGAGAGRIWLDELGCQGHESALWQCPSAGWGQHDCSHKEDAGVFCSEFTDLRLQSHRQPCAGRLEVFYNGTWGGVCRTLSPASLRVLCEQLGCGSHGQLQAVAGSRSATEFLWVASIQCRDRHDQSLWQCPSAPWDQHSCSSGEEAWVLCTEKAGEVPQDPGETLNCSSSLSCPEEGAVRLRGGQDRCSGRVELWHAGSWGTVCDDAWDLADAEVVCRQLGCGPAVAALGAAAFGPGSGPVWLDEVGCRGSEGSLWDCAAERWGRGDCAHKEDAGVRCMEPGPGSPPPGAPCWTLQAVSVTLGALLGPLLLGLLAFLILPRVTQVMQRGLGRSEESPGEAIYDVIGEMPSAGLYEEIVEAEAMPQGEVSNLLEGQSTREEGGGSRPLSHGYDEAAFPLEEMTP, encoded by the exons ATGAACTGTCCCTGGGGGCCCCACCTTTCATCTGAACACACAGTGCTGCAAAGGATG GGTCTTTCGGCCGCGTGGGCCCGTCCGGCCTCTGTGTTTGCTTTGGCCTGTGGGCGGTGTGCTATGGCCTTCACTGATAGTGGCTCCGTGAGCAATGAGGACCTCAACTATGCCCCTGGG GTCTGTGTGTTCACAGCAAGTGAGCTTGGCATGACCCTAGGTCTTCAGCCACACCCTTTGTGTGAGGCAGAGAAGTTCCATCCCTCCCCTCCAGGCCCTGGTCTTAGCACCTGTGGCCTCCGGGGCCCTCACTG GGGCAAAGCACACGTCCCTGCCGTGGGAGCATCGGCCTGTGGCACAGCAGCAGcagattggccaggcatggtgctgtccACTCTGGGGCTGTGGCCGCTGCTCCTGGCCTGCTGGACCCTCTCTCCCG CTCCTGCTGCAGAGTCCCTGGCCCTGGTGAGGAGCGGAAACCGCTGTGAGGGCCTCCTGCAGGTGCAGTCCCTGGGGCAGCAGGGCCCGGTGTGCGGGGACCACTGGGGCCTGCGGGAGGCGTCTGTGATTTGCAGGCAGCTGGGCTGCGGTCACGCCCTCTATGTCCCCACGTATGTGGTGTGGCCCCAGGAGGCCCAGAAGTCCCTGCTGCGGGGCGTGCAGTGCCGGGGTGTGGAGGCCTCGCTCTGGGAGTGCTCCCGGGGGGAGTGGGGGTCGCTGCACAGCTGCGAGTGTGAGTGCATCGGCGCAGTTCACTGCTCAG GGCCCACTCAGGGCTCTGAGCTCCTGGATCTGCCCCAGATTTCAACACCGTGGTCCCACTCAGGCTCTGGCTGGGACCCTGCCCTTTCCCCTCCGCTGGATTGTTG GGCTCCTCAGAGGAGCAGACGGGCCCATCTCCCATCTTCTGTCCTCTCCACCAGAGGGGCCCTCCCAGTGGGCAAGGCCCCAGATGCCAGAGGGCATGGAGCTTGTTCTGCCATCTATGCAGGTGGCCTCAGGCCCAgtgtggtggggagaggggaccTAAAGTGGGCAG GAGGAAATCTGGCATCCTTGGGGCTGAGTGGTGGAGGCAGCCCCTGTGCGGGGACCCCGGAGATCCGGATAACCAAAGGCCCTGCGATAAGGTGCGGCTTGCACCAGAAGGAGGCCAGCGTCTTCTGCAGGAGGCTGGGATGCGGCCTGGCGCTCCAGGCATCCAGGCCCTACCTCTCAGGACACCCAGGCTGGCTGGGTTCGAAAATCGTCTCCTGCCAGGGAACAGAGTTCAGCATCTTCAACTGCAGATTCAACCTGAACTTCCTGGACCACTGTGACCTTCCAACAGACTCTGAGGTGGTGTGTGCAG TGCCCGCCCAGCAAGGCCCCTATGCTGCTGCCCTCAGACTGCACCCCTGtcgtggggagggagaggggctgGTGGCCCAGGGGTCACCTGGGGAGATGACTGACACTGATGGCAGCTCCTCCCTCAGGGCCCTGGCCAGG AGATCCTTGCTTGGGGTGGGGGCTGTTGTTGTGGGAGCCAGGACCCCAGGAAGACAGAAGGGTGGGAGAGGCCTTGGCCTGCACACCCCAGGACCTCTCCTGCCAAGGGCCGGGCCAGCTCAGACTGTCCTTCCCGTGGGACCCGAGGGCAGTGGTCAGGTCACTCTGCCCAGAGGCCTGCACCGAGCCCGTCCTGCCCAGCGCTACATCCAGCGTCTGCCCCCAGGACACACCGAGGCCCGGCTGGTGGGCGGCGAGCACCCCTGCGCCGGGCGCCTGGAGGTGCGGCGGGGCCTGACCTGGGGCACCGTGTGCGACGCGGACCTGGACCTGGCCACGGCCCACGTGGTGTGCCGGGAGCTGCAGTGCGGGGCGGCGGTGTCCACGCGCGAGGGCGCCCGCTTCGGCCGGGGCTTGGGGCCGGCGTGGACCGAGGCCTTCCGCTGTGCGGGCACCGAGCCGCTGCTGTTCCACTGCCCGCGGGCACGCGGGAGCCCATGTGGGCCCGGCCACGACGCGGGGCTGCGGTGCGCGGGGGAAA AGTTCAGGCTGGTCAACGGCAGCAGCAGCTGTGAGGGCCGCGTGGAGCTCCAGGTGCAGGGGTCCTGGGCGCCCCTCTGTGCCACCCACTGGGACATAGCAGACGCCACCGTCCTCTGCCACCAGCTCAACTGTGGCAACGCGGTGGCCGCACCTCGAGGAGGCCATTTTGGGGGCGGGGACGCTGCCATCTGGCCTGACGCATTTCACTGTGAGGGGACAGAGCCCTACTTGTGGAATTGCCCAGTAAGCACCCTGGGGGCCCCGGCCTGTGGCCCGGGAAACTCGGCCTCCGCAGTGTGCTCAG GTCTCCCCCACGCCCTGCGGCTGAGGGAAGGACAGAGCCGCTGTGACGGCCGCGTGGAGGTCTCCCTGGACGGCGTGTGGGGCCGCGTCCTGGACGACGCCTGGGACCTGCGCGGCGCGGGCGTGGTGTGCCGGCAGCTGGGGTGCGGAGGGGCCCAGCGAGCCTACGACGCGCCCGCCCCCAGCCGCAGGTCCGTCCAGGTGGCGCTGAGCCGCGCACGCTGTGTGGGCACCGAGACCCGCCTGACCCAGTGCAACGTGTCCGCGACGCTGCGGGAGCCCGCGGGGACCTCGCGGGACGCCGGCGTGGTGTGCTCGG GGAGCCTCGGGGTGCGGCTGGCCGCGGGGCCGGGGCGCTGTGCGGGGCGCGTGGAGGTGCTGCGCGGGGGCGCGTGGGGCACCGTGTGTGACGACACCTGGGACCTGCGGGACGCGCACGTGGTCTGCAGGCAGCTGGGCTGTGGCCGCGCCCTGAGCGCCCCGGGGGCCGCGCACTTTGGAGCCGGGGCAGGGCGCATCTGGCTGGACGAACTGGGCTGCCAGGGCCACGAGTCTGCGCTGTGGCAGTGCCCGTCGGCGGGCTGGGGCCAGCATGACTGCAGCCACAAGGAGGACGCCGGCGTCTTCTGCTCAG AGTTCACGGATCTGAGGCTGCAGAGCCACAGGCAGCCATGCGCAGGGCGGCTGGAAGTTTTCTACAATGGGACCTGGGGTGGTGTCTGCCGCACCTTGAGTCCGGCCTCCCTGCGGGTCCTGTGTGAGCAGCTGGGTTGTGGGTCTCACGGGCAGCTGCAGGCCGTGGCAGGGAGCCGGTCGGCCACTGAGTTTCTCTGGGTGGCCTCCATCCAGTGCAGGGACAGACATGACCAGTCCCTGTGGCAGTGTCCGTCAGCTCCCTGGGACCAGCATTCATGCTCCAGCGGAGAGGAAGCCTGGGTCCTGTGCACGG AAAAGGCAGGAGAAGTTCCTCAGGACCCTGGGGAGACCCTCAACTGCTCCTCCTCGCTCAGCTGCCCAG AGGAGGGCGCAGTGCGTTTGCGCGGGGGCCAGGACCGCTGCTCTGGGCGCGTGGAGCTCTGGCACGCGGGCTCTTGGGGCACCGTGTGCGACGACGCCTGGGACCTGGCGGATGCGGAGGTGGTGTGCCGCCAGCTGGGCTGTGGTCCCGCCGTCGCCGCCCTGGGGGCCGCCGCCTTTGGCCCTGGCTCCGGGCCGGTGTGGCTGGACGAGGTGGGCTGCCGGGGCAGCGAGGGGTCCCTGTGGGACTGCGCTGCGGAGCGGTGGGGACGCGGAGACTGTGCGCACAAGGAGGATGCGGGCGTGCGCTGCATGG AACCTGGCCCAGGCTCCCCACCGCCTGGAGCACCCTGCTGGACACTCCAGGCTGTCAGTGTCACCCTGGGAGCCCTTCTTGGTCCTCTCCTTCTGGGCCTCTTGGCCTTTCTGATTCTACCTCGAGTCACACAAGTCATGCAGAGGG GTCTGGGAAGATCCGAGGAATCTCCTGGAGAAGCCATCTATGATGTCATTGGGGAAATGCCATCAGCAGGACTGTATGAGGAAATCGTGGAGGCTGAGGCCATGCCCCAAG GGGAGGTGTCTAACCTCCTGGAGGGACAGTCTACACgtgaggagggaggaggcagcagaCCTCTTTCTCATGGATATGACGAGGCTGCCTTTCCGCTGGAGGAGATGACACCGTGA